A genomic region of Oenanthe melanoleuca isolate GR-GAL-2019-014 chromosome 25, OMel1.0, whole genome shotgun sequence contains the following coding sequences:
- the LOC130262909 gene encoding cytochrome c oxidase subunit 6B1 — translation MAEDIKAKLGRYKTAPFDSRFPNQNQTRNCWQNYLDFQRCQRAMAARGADAAPCQWYFRVYKSLCPTAWVTAWDEAREEGTFPGKI, via the exons ATGGCTGAGGACATCAAGGCCAAGCTGGGGCGCTACAAGACGGCGCCGTTCGACAGCCGCTTCCCCAACCAGAACCAGACCCGCAACTGCTGGCAGAACTACCTGG ATTTCCAGCGCTGCCAGCGCGCCATGGCCGCCCGCGGTGCCGACGCCGCCCCGTGCCAGTGGTACTTCCGTGTCTACAAGAGCCTGTGCCCCACGGCCTGG gTGACGGCGTGGGACGAGGCCCGTGAGGAGGGGACCTTCCCTGGCAAGATCTGA